From Papilio machaon chromosome 2, ilPapMach1.1, whole genome shotgun sequence, the proteins below share one genomic window:
- the LOC106717628 gene encoding myrosinase 1 isoform X1 produces MAFRAIITLFTLYQLSHAHYTKFPEGFTFGVATASHQIEGAWNVSGKSENVWDRLTHTRPEMIADGTNGDVACDSYNRYLEDVEELAYLGVDFYRFSLSWSRILPTGRVDYVNPDGIRYYNALLDALAENNIEPLVTLFHWDLPQSLQDLGGWANPKMIDYFRDYSDLCFREFGHHIKSWITFNEPYEICEDAYGDEKKAPAIDSHGVGNYLCSDTLLKAHAEVYHLYNETYRPKQDGKIMISINSIWYEPSDPSNAEQVALAEVANQFKFGWFAHPIFTAEGGYPAVMIENVAQQSAAEGLPKPRLEQFDDYWIQRIKGTSDFLGINHYTTHLITGAGVDPIAKSPSWLKDIGAVTTMDVGGESASEWLRIVPTGFANLLRWCKSSYNDPPIYITENGCSDRGTLEDYGRIKYFNDYLTEILNVIYEDGVKVLGYTAWTLMDNFEWRAGFSERFGLYYVDISDPARPRTPKLSVEYFKQLVANRELPQDDRFKDPAHKSKTEL; encoded by the exons ATGGCGTTCCGCGCTATTATCACTCTATTTACACTCTACCAATT GAGTCATGCACACTACACCAAATTCCCGGAAGGGTTTACATTCGGTGTGGCAACTGCCTCGCATCAGATTGAAGGCGCGTGGAATGTCAGTG GAAAGTCAGAAAATGTATGGGACCGGTTAACCCACACGCGTCCAGAGATGATCGCTGACGGCACTAATGGTGACGTGGCGTGTGACTCGTACAACCGGTACCTGGAGGACGTGGAGGAGCTGGCCTACCTCGGCGTCGACTTCTACCGCTTCTCATTGTCTTGGTCCCGTATTCTGCCCACCGGCCGCGTCGACTACGTCAACCCAGACGGCATCCGGTACTACAACGCTCTGCTAGATGCCCTCGCTGAGAACAATATTGAACCATTG GTAACTTTGTTCCATTGGGACTTGCCTCAATCACTCCAAGATCTCGGCGGTTGGGCGAACCCGAAAATGATCGACTACTTCCGCGACTACTCGGACCTTTGCTTCAGGGAGTTCGGTCACCACATCAAATCATGGATCACATTCAACGAACCCTACGAAATCTGTGAGGACGCGTATGGTGATGAAAAGAAAGCACCAGCCATTGACAGTCACGGCGTAGGAAATTATCTGTGCAGTGACACCCTCCTCAAAGCCCACGCTGAAGTGTACCACCTCTACAATGAGACATACAGGCCGAAGCAGGACGGAAAGATCATGATCTCCATCAATTCCATCTGGTATGAGCCGAGCGATCCAAGCAACGCTGAACAAGTCGCCTTAGCTGAGGTCGCAAATCAGTTCAAA TTCGGATGGTTCGCACACCCGATCTTTACGGCAGAAGGCGGCTACCCTGCCGTGATGATCGAGAACGTCGCTCAGCAGAGCGCCGCCGAGGGCCTGCCCAAGCCTCGTCTCGAACAGTTCGACGACTACTGGATACAGCGCATCAAGGGAACTTCAGATTTCCTCGGCATCAACCACTACACGACGCATCTCATCACCGGTGCTGGAGTCGACCCCATCGCTAAGTCTCCCTCCTGGCTCAAGGATATCGGCGCAGTCACGACAATGGATGTCGGCGGTGAATCCGCTTCCGAATGGCTTagg ATTGTACCGACTGGCTTCGCCAACCTCCTGCGATGGTGCAAGAGCTCGTACAATGACCCTCCTATCTATATCACTGAGAACGGCTGCTCGGACCGCGGCACGCTTGAGGACTATGGACGTATCAAATACTTTAAT GATTACCTGACAGAGATCCTGAACGTTATTTATGAAGATGGAGTTAAAGTATTGGGTTACACGGCGTGGACTTTGATGGACAACTTCGAATGGAGAGCTGGATTCTC CGAACGCTTCGGTTTATACTACGTAGATATATCAGACCCAGCGAGACCGCGCACGCCCAAGCTGTCAGTGGAGTACTTCAAGCAGCTCGTCGCCAACCGAGAGCTGCCGCAGGATGACCGCTTTAAGGATCCCGCG CATAAATCCAAAACAgaattatga
- the LOC106717628 gene encoding myrosinase 1 isoform X2 has translation MAFRAIITLFTLYQLSHAHYTKFPEGFTFGVATASHQIEGAWNVSGKSENVWDRLTHTRPEMIADGTNGDVACDSYNRYLEDVEELAYLGVDFYRFSLSWSRILPTGRVDYVNPDGIRYYNALLDALAENNIEPLVTLFHWDLPQSLQDLGGWANPKMIDYFRDYSDLCFREFGHHIKSWITFNEPYEICEDAYGDEKKAPAIDSHGVGNYLCSDTLLKAHAEVYHLYNETYRPKQDGKIMISINSIWYEPSDPSNAEQVALAEVANQFKFGWFAHPIFTAEGGYPAVMIENVAQQSAAEGLPKPRLEQFDDYWIQRIKGTSDFLGINHYTTHLITGAGVDPIAKSPSWLKDIGAVTTMDVGGESASEWLRIVPTGFANLLRWCKSSYNDPPIYITENGCSDRGTLEDYGRIKYFNDYLTEILNVIYEDGVKVLGYTAWTLMDNFEWRAGFSERFGLYYVDISDPARPRTPKLSVEYFKQLVANRELPQDDRFKDPAVRKS, from the exons ATGGCGTTCCGCGCTATTATCACTCTATTTACACTCTACCAATT GAGTCATGCACACTACACCAAATTCCCGGAAGGGTTTACATTCGGTGTGGCAACTGCCTCGCATCAGATTGAAGGCGCGTGGAATGTCAGTG GAAAGTCAGAAAATGTATGGGACCGGTTAACCCACACGCGTCCAGAGATGATCGCTGACGGCACTAATGGTGACGTGGCGTGTGACTCGTACAACCGGTACCTGGAGGACGTGGAGGAGCTGGCCTACCTCGGCGTCGACTTCTACCGCTTCTCATTGTCTTGGTCCCGTATTCTGCCCACCGGCCGCGTCGACTACGTCAACCCAGACGGCATCCGGTACTACAACGCTCTGCTAGATGCCCTCGCTGAGAACAATATTGAACCATTG GTAACTTTGTTCCATTGGGACTTGCCTCAATCACTCCAAGATCTCGGCGGTTGGGCGAACCCGAAAATGATCGACTACTTCCGCGACTACTCGGACCTTTGCTTCAGGGAGTTCGGTCACCACATCAAATCATGGATCACATTCAACGAACCCTACGAAATCTGTGAGGACGCGTATGGTGATGAAAAGAAAGCACCAGCCATTGACAGTCACGGCGTAGGAAATTATCTGTGCAGTGACACCCTCCTCAAAGCCCACGCTGAAGTGTACCACCTCTACAATGAGACATACAGGCCGAAGCAGGACGGAAAGATCATGATCTCCATCAATTCCATCTGGTATGAGCCGAGCGATCCAAGCAACGCTGAACAAGTCGCCTTAGCTGAGGTCGCAAATCAGTTCAAA TTCGGATGGTTCGCACACCCGATCTTTACGGCAGAAGGCGGCTACCCTGCCGTGATGATCGAGAACGTCGCTCAGCAGAGCGCCGCCGAGGGCCTGCCCAAGCCTCGTCTCGAACAGTTCGACGACTACTGGATACAGCGCATCAAGGGAACTTCAGATTTCCTCGGCATCAACCACTACACGACGCATCTCATCACCGGTGCTGGAGTCGACCCCATCGCTAAGTCTCCCTCCTGGCTCAAGGATATCGGCGCAGTCACGACAATGGATGTCGGCGGTGAATCCGCTTCCGAATGGCTTagg ATTGTACCGACTGGCTTCGCCAACCTCCTGCGATGGTGCAAGAGCTCGTACAATGACCCTCCTATCTATATCACTGAGAACGGCTGCTCGGACCGCGGCACGCTTGAGGACTATGGACGTATCAAATACTTTAAT GATTACCTGACAGAGATCCTGAACGTTATTTATGAAGATGGAGTTAAAGTATTGGGTTACACGGCGTGGACTTTGATGGACAACTTCGAATGGAGAGCTGGATTCTC CGAACGCTTCGGTTTATACTACGTAGATATATCAGACCCAGCGAGACCGCGCACGCCCAAGCTGTCAGTGGAGTACTTCAAGCAGCTCGTCGCCAACCGAGAGCTGCCGCAGGATGACCGCTTTAAGGATCCCGCG GTGAGGAAATCATAA